GCTCACATGAAATGTAAAAGGAATAgaacttgtaatttttaaaagtagaaagtaTATGCCTAGTGCCTGAATAATCCAGTACTAAtccattatattattatattggaATAGTATACTCAATTTACTGCTTATCTCTGTTACAATGTTGCCTGGTAAATAATGCAACAGTGTAAACCTGTTCCTGGTTCAAGAGGaaaaaacttgataaaaatgGACATAAAATCTCACTAAGAAATGCCAGCATTTTTCAATGAGAAATATGAACCCAAATCATTAATTACAATTTAGGATTAATTATAATTTGAGATAAATCCCCAATTACTTCTGGGTTATGGATCTGTCTCACTAATGACAGTCTTGAACCAATATACCAGAAAAACAATGGACAATTCCTGAAAGTCACTGAAGGATAAAATCTAGTTACACTTTGTTTCCTGTTTTAGAAGAATGAGTAAAGATTAGATAAGGGGGAGGGACCTTCTATTGCTAAAGCCATTTAAAGATAATTCTGATGGGCCTCAGGACAATTAGCCATATTGATTGCATGCATTCCACTCTCATTTTTAAGACACAAAGGTGTCCATTTCTCTAAGAGAACTGCTTTTTCGGCAAgacacactctctctcttgcCTTGGAGCCAAGTAATTGGAACCCTAAACACACTGCGGAGCTTCTGTTGGAACCGGTTTccaacaaaacaatacaaaaagggATTAACGCAGCTGTTGGTGAATCCCAGGAGGATGGCAAAAGGAAGTGCCAGGTCAATGACTGCTATAACTTCACAGCTATTAATGACACCCATCCAGGCCAGAGCATCCAGGAAGGTCAGAACATGGAAGGGAAGCCAGCAAATGATGAACGCCAGGACAACAGCAGCTGCCATCTTCAGGACTTGGTCACGGGTTATTCTGTTCTTCCCATAGCTGTTGGTCTTCAGTAAGTGTTTCCTGATTCCAAAGTAACatgttgctataaatattaaagGGATAATAAAACCAAGGATATTTTTCATTAAGGCGATCCCAGCTGACCACTGGGCATAATTCTCAGGTGGGAAAGCCATAACACAAGCATTCACCCCTAGGTACTCAATGGTTCTGACATCTCGGAAATAAAATGTTGGCAATGAGGACAGACAGGCCATACACCAAACCAGAGGAACTATGTAAGATGCCTGCCAGGGATTTCTTCTTTGAGACAGAAAGGGGTAAATAACTGATTGGTACCTATCAACACTCATGCAGgtaataaaaaaaatgcttgcAAACATATTCAGAGTCAGAAAAGAACCAAAAACCTTGCACATCACAGGTCCAAAAAGCCAGTCATATCTGTAAGAATAATAGCTTGCCCAGAGAGGAAG
This window of the Urocitellus parryii isolate mUroPar1 chromosome X, mUroPar1.hap1, whole genome shotgun sequence genome carries:
- the Agtr2 gene encoding type-2 angiotensin II receptor, which produces MKDNFTLASISKNLTSSLELANISGNNESTFNCSHKPSDKHLDAIPILYYIIFVIGFFVNTVVVTLFCCQKGPKKVSSIYIFNLAVADLLLLATLPLWASYYSYRYDWLFGPVMCKVFGSFLTLNMFASIFFITCMSVDRYQSVIYPFLSQRRNPWQASYIVPLVWCMACLSSLPTFYFRDVRTIEYLGVNACVMAFPPENYAQWSAGIALMKNILGFIIPLIFIATCYFGIRKHLLKTNSYGKNRITRDQVLKMAAAVVLAFIICWLPFHVLTFLDALAWMGVINSCEVIAVIDLALPFAILLGFTNSCVNPFLYCFVGNRFQQKLRSVFRVPITWLQGKRESVSCRKSSSLREMDTFVS